The Phycisphaerae bacterium region GAACCGCCTCTCATGAGAACACCAGTCTGCGGCGTCGTCAGCGAACTACGGGATGATCACCGAGTCCGTGTTGACCAGCGGCGCCGTGTTCGGGGTCTGCCCACCCGGAACCACACCCAGGTAGAAGCCCCGCAGGTCAATGAAGTTGTTCGCCGCGGTGTAGATGTTGTCTTGGTTCACGCCCTCGATCGGACGACGCAGGAAGTCCACGTGACCGTCGACGAACAGGACGTTCTGACCTTCCTCATTGTGGTTCCGGCTGTTGTACGGACGCCACTGGTCGTTCGACACGCGAATGATCGACAGGGCGTCGCCCGCAAAAACGCCGCCGGTCGGCGGCATCGCCTGATTCACCACCTGGTCGCGCGTGCCGGTACCCGACGTGTAGAACGGACCCTTGTCAGCGTTGATCGGCATGCGCGTGTCGAGCGTCTCGCGCGGCTTGCCGCGGCGGCCGAACGGGTTCTGGTAGCCGTAGCTCAGGAACGGATAGCCGCGGAAGTCGAAGCGGTTGATGCCGGGCTGCGCCGCGACCTGCTGGGCGGGCATCTCTTCATCACGCAGCGGGTCTTCCTGGTCTTCCGAACTCGGGCAGATGAACTGGCCCGGCGTGCTCTGGCCGGCAATCACCAGCAGGAACATCGCGCGGCTGACGTGGTTCTGGTTCGCCGGGAACACCTGACCACCCGGAACGGTGGCCGGGTCGCCGGTGGGCAGGCGAATGGTGGCGGCCACGTTCGTGCCGTCGAAGCCCATCGTGCCGGGATAGTTCACGGCGCCGAGTTGCGGCGCGATGTTCGGCTGGCTGGTCCCGTTGCCGCTGAAGAAGTGGATCGGGAACCATTCCGCGTTGTCGTTGGCGTAGATGTGCTCGCCCTGACCAATGCCACGCAGGTTCGACGCACACACCGCCCGCTTCGCCAGCTCGCGCGCCCGCGACAAGCTCGGCAGCAGGATCGAGATGAGCAGCGCGATGATGGCCACCACCACCAGCAGCTCAATGAGGGTAAAACCTTTTCTCTTCACAGCGAAGCCTCCTGAAGCGCCCGTATCCACCGGGTGTTGGAGCGTCGGTCCTGTTGCCGTCCGCGTCGCCCGTTGCGTCCGGGACCGTAAGAACAGGAACAAGTTCTGGCGAAATAAGCGACGCACGCTGCCGCGCCGCGGCCGCCAACCCAACCGCACTCGAAACACGTGTACATGCCGCCTCCGGCCCGCCCACCGACCAGCCCCAAAGCTGATCCGTGCGCGAGTCGGCTGCGCACCTCCCACAGGCGGGGGAGGTCGCACGCACATCCGGCCATGTCCAAGCTCAAGTC contains the following coding sequences:
- a CDS encoding prepilin-type N-terminal cleavage/methylation domain-containing protein, yielding MKRKGFTLIELLVVVAIIALLISILLPSLSRARELAKRAVCASNLRGIGQGEHIYANDNAEWFPIHFFSGNGTSQPNIAPQLGAVNYPGTMGFDGTNVAATIRLPTGDPATVPGGQVFPANQNHVSRAMFLLVIAGQSTPGQFICPSSEDQEDPLRDEEMPAQQVAAQPGINRFDFRGYPFLSYGYQNPFGRRGKPRETLDTRMPINADKGPFYTSGTGTRDQVVNQAMPPTGGVFAGDALSIIRVSNDQWRPYNSRNHNEEGQNVLFVDGHVDFLRRPIEGVNQDNIYTAANNFIDLRGFYLGVVPGGQTPNTAPLVNTDSVIIP